A region of the Myripristis murdjan chromosome 10, fMyrMur1.1, whole genome shotgun sequence genome:
AGTTTCTCAAAAATGCCTTTTAAATGActgtaccagtgattttgcatgtttaagaGTATCTGCTACGCCCTTATGAACAACAACTGACCACATAGAGTATCTTGGTTATAGTGGTGAAACCTGCACTGCATCACAAAGTGGTACAACATATTTATCATcataaaatacacaacagacaaactgCAGTATTCAGCTTTAATGAGTGAGTGGATATGGTCTTTTTAATACACACATGAAAGTATGTATGTGAGACAGAGTGGTGCTCAGTTAGAAGAATGTTCATGTTCACAAGTTCCTCTGTGAGCCACAGTCACATCCAGCTTCTTGTCCCTGTAGTGCAAAACAGTATATATCATGACTTAGATCATTACATTTGGAtgtcttgctgtgtgtgtgtgtgtgtgtgtgtgtgtgtgtgtgtgtgtcacatgccTGTTGTTCTGGCAGAGAGAACATTTGGTACTGTATGTTATTCCATCGGAGCCACAGACCGGATCATACTCCTTGGTGCAGACTTTTGGAGCATGCTCACAGCCCgactggagacacacacagtgagagaaacAAGAGAGCACTGCAGCTGAGAGGCTGGGAGCAGTCAGCTTTAACATGGAATTTAGTTTCTACTTTAATGACAACACTGAACTTTTGGAAGCTTGGCCTACTGGTCCCTTTAGCTACGACCCAGCAAGAACATCCAGACCAAACTGATCTTACGCTCTGGTAGATACTGAAGTACGGAGGCGTAGTGCATtcacttaatttaaaaaaaaaaaaaaaaaaaatgctgttttgctgaattaatgagataattcTCTCAGGATTCTGAGGTAGCTGTCTACTGTAAATTctattactctctctctctctctat
Encoded here:
- the LOC115366749 gene encoding serine protease inhibitor Kazal-type 1 produces the protein MKLLVLLCSVLLLSLSVLSEDDGSQETDEVSQPEQGESGCEHAPKVCTKEYDPVCGSDGITYSTKCSLCQNNRDKKLDVTVAHRGTCEHEHSSN